A window from Peromyscus eremicus chromosome 5, PerEre_H2_v1, whole genome shotgun sequence encodes these proteins:
- the Misp3 gene encoding uncharacterized protein MISP3 produces METPIQREIRRSCEREESLRRSRGLSPGRAGEELIELRVRPVLSRPGPGPQLPRALERARAGAKMQRDIEREAHRQAALASPEAPQPGARRRPQPLDELKRFFEAAAEDGGGLQRRPEAGGRLHPAVQDGCPVLGQSPPLVSLSLLEQEVRQVRERERELQLQRRSIYGAVEVEEPAPSLTRKPVTPGPRAPAVSTSSGPTSVGLQTPGTLNYSSGVTFCSPLPHLE; encoded by the coding sequence CTGCGAGCGCGAGGAGAGCCTGCGCCGGAGCCGGGGTCTGAGTCCCGGCCGTGCCGGCGAGGAGCTCATCGAGTTGCGCGTGAGGCCGGTGCTCAGCCGGCCCGGCCCCGGCCCCCAACTGCCGCGCGCCCTGGAGCGCGCTCGGGCGGGCGCGAAGATGCAACGGGACATCGAACGCGAGGCTCACAGGCAGGCGGCGCTGGCGAGCCCCGAGGCTCCGCAGCCCGGCGCCCGGCGGCGGCCACAGCCGCTGGACGAACTCAAGCGCTTCTTTGAGGCTGCAGCGGAGGACGGCGGGGGCTTGCAGCGGCGGCCGGAGGCGGGAGGCCGGCTACACCCCGCCGTTCAGGACGGCTGCCCGGTGCTGGGGCAGTCGCCGCCGCTTGTTTCCCTGTCACTGCTGGAGCAGGAGGTGCGCCAGGTGCGCGAGCGCGAGCGGGAGCTGCAGTTGCAGCGGCGCAGCATCTACGGGGCGGTTGAGGTCGAGGAGCCAGCGCCGAGCCTCACCCGTAAGCCGGTCACCCCGGGTCCTAGAGCTCCcgctgtctccacctccagtgGCCCTACATCTGTAGGCTTGCAGACTCCCGGGACCCTTAACTATTCTTCTGGGGTCACCTTCTGTTCTCCACTCCCACACCTGGAGTGA